The Pedobacter ginsengisoli region ATGATCCGATGAACCTCTGCTCCCATTTTGGCCCACCATTCCCTTCGCTCATCAGGAAAAAAACTTCCCATAACTGCCATCCTTACTACTACTGAGACACATATTGCCTCTAATATTAAGGGAAGTCCAACAATAAATATAGTATCGTCATTACTTAAAGGTTGTTTAAATTTCAAATATCCTATGAGCTGCCATGCGCCCGAAAGTACAAGAATACCAGCACAGGTGGCTACCAAAGAAGAAACGCCCAAATAAAGCGTTAATTTAAACCAGTGTATTCTTGCCGGGATCATATTATAGTATCGGCCAATGAAGGCAATAATAGCCATTGCCAAAAGGCCGGAAATGACTAGTGGCCACAACGTTTCAACTTTACATTCAAAACAATTTAATTTATCAGAAACTTTATAAAACCAAGCCGTTATCATGTAGGCTGATATACCTGCCCATATAATCAATCCCGTAGATAAATAAGGACTCCTGCCTATACTACCAAGGCTCCATTTTACCCTTGGATTTTGGCTGACATGATAGGTACTCATGCCTATTCCCGACAGAATAGCGCCCGGTACTACAATAGCCAGACTCCATAGAAACAGATGAAGTTCATTTATTTCATAACCAATATTAGCTCCTGTCCGCACTTCTGCAATCATTTTCCAGCCATAGAAAAAAACGTTCACAAAACTTAATGCAGTTAGCAACAACAATAATAATATGGTTTGATTGATCAAGGTATTCCTAAGCCAGGTCATTCCCATTGTCCAGGAATCTGAAGACATTATACTGGAATTCGGACTGAGATAATTACTATACATGCGTAACCACCGAAGCGGACGAATTTCATCCGCAAGCGGAGCGGTTGATTTTTTGGGATCTAAATGTTCTGTTACCTTTTCAACTGAACCTGCCCTTTGTATCCACGAGCTTAGCCATGAGCCAATATAACCACCTCCGGAAACGGTAGAGAGGTAATCGAAGTCCTTAAGTTTATCCAACTGAGCCAATTTCTGTAGTATACCCAAATTAAAAGTTGCTGACCTGATTCCACCTCCTGATAAAGCCAGGCCCTTTAACTTCATTTCTTCCGCTCTTTTTAGGGGCTCTTTGATCACTTTTTTTCCAAATTGTTCAATTTCGTATAAATTGATTGTAGGATCCGTTTGTGCGTCGAGTTTTGCACGCATTCTTCTTGAATCTTTTATTTCCTCTAGCTCCCCGCTAAATATGGTTTCAAAAGGCAGTGGGATTTCCTTTTGAATTAAACGATTTAAAAGTTCTTTATCATTCTTGATCAATCTTTTTGCTGAACTCCACCTATTAATTATCCCGTCTGATTCGGAATACCACTTTTCAATGGCTATTGCGCCTTTTAAACTTATTAAATCCTGCTTTAACTCATAATCAACCAATTTGTTTTTATCTGATAGTTCAGGCAGGTATACCTGATAAAGTCGTTGCTCGTAAGCGTCAAGATTAGTCGTTTTAAGTGCAAGAATAATCTGCAAAGGCATATACCTTAGGGCTTTTGCAAGTTTAATGCGTTCTTTAGTTTCAGCATACAAGGCATCCTTTATGTATTGTCTTAAAAACGAAGGACTTGAATATAAATCAGGCCAATTCTCTTGAGCTATATTGGAGGGTATGTTATAGGAAATCCAGGACAATAACTCGTCTGATATATCATAAAAACGAGTTAAAATTGTATCATTATCAGTCCCGCTATTGTTATACCATATCAGCTCCCTGATTCGGTGCCACTCCTCAACACTAAGTTCTGTTGTTCTTAAAATGGGAATATTAGCCCAGATCGGAGTTTTTGGAGATGGGTTTTTCCGACAAATATCCTGAATAACTATAAGA contains the following coding sequences:
- a CDS encoding patatin-like phospholipase family protein → MDVVTDLTAEAVSYLIVIQDICRKNPSPKTPIWANIPILRTTELSVEEWHRIRELIWYNNSGTDNDTILTRFYDISDELLSWISYNIPSNIAQENWPDLYSSPSFLRQYIKDALYAETKERIKLAKALRYMPLQIILALKTTNLDAYEQRLYQVYLPELSDKNKLVDYELKQDLISLKGAIAIEKWYSESDGIINRWSSAKRLIKNDKELLNRLIQKEIPLPFETIFSGELEEIKDSRRMRAKLDAQTDPTINLYEIEQFGKKVIKEPLKRAEEMKLKGLALSGGGIRSATFNLGILQKLAQLDKLKDFDYLSTVSGGGYIGSWLSSWIQRAGSVEKVTEHLDPKKSTAPLADEIRPLRWLRMYSNYLSPNSSIMSSDSWTMGMTWLRNTLINQTILLLLLLTALSFVNVFFYGWKMIAEVRTGANIGYEINELHLFLWSLAIVVPGAILSGIGMSTYHVSQNPRVKWSLGSIGRSPYLSTGLIIWAGISAYMITAWFYKVSDKLNCFECKVETLWPLVISGLLAMAIIAFIGRYYNMIPARIHWFKLTLYLGVSSLVATCAGILVLSGAWQLIGYLKFKQPLSNDDTIFIVGLPLILEAICVSVVVRMAVMGSFFPDERREWWAKMGAEVHRIILIWLLITSATLLLHDAFRKIFDYLIETYPGIFAGWMAFIGYAVRLAYLSGTSGNKSKAGKWDIKEYFIRFAPYLFLIGFLLLGVIILNEITSVFNYMPGTLEYYLILGVAIGAVTAFLSWRVGVNEFSLHYFYRNRLVRAYLGATRSVRDREATYNTFTGFDKADDIPISSLLTQRKYIGPYPLINTALSATDVSSLDRQDRKAESFIFSPLFCGFDFSPTSSASSSGSRTFQYGYRPSDDFSAPGGPSLGTAMAISGAAVNPNMGYHTSAAIAFLLTIFNVRLGWWIGNPRFNCWKRSSPRTGLAYLIKDLVGRSDISSDYVCLSDGAHFDNMGLYELIRRRCNYIVLGDAEEDSTSTCDGLANAIRRCRIDFGVEIEIDVSPITNKDKETRFCKAHVVEGKINYPGNPDPGKLIYVKAALTGDEPIDLREYFMDNPEFPQQSTGDQFFDESQFESYRKLGYNSI